The sequence ATATTCTTAACAAAACAGCGAttcaaaatcttgaaaaaaataatttgttttctgaCTTTTATCCAAATGGTAAATTTATTAATAGGTGTACCAAAAAGTATTGAGCATATTACAGAAAGCTTATGAAAGCACATAATGGCCGACCCCCAAGACGCAGAAATAAGTTTTTCAGTTCCAAGTCAAAAGATACTATTCGGCATTTCAGCTCCATGGACCTTATTACTTAGTATCCCAAAGTCTGACCTCTGTTTAAGATATATTGGTTCTAACATTGAAACATTTCATCATGTTCCATGAGGCTGACATGGTTTCTTTAATACAAGATGTCTACTGtgctttcattaaaaaaatgtgattgtGTTCCAAATATGTCACTGGCACTAGAAAGAACCGGGTTGATACAAGAAAGGCAATTTCCCCTAAGTTCCGTTATATGAAACAATGACGCCCGTAATCCACCGATCACAAACATAAATATCGATTGATACCAATTGTCACCCGCCATTCCTTCAAACTTTTAAAGACCAAAATTTTTACGGATGGCAAGCTCTTTACGGCCTTTCATTCGTAGacctaaatatttaaaagcttCATGTGCTCTTTCACAAAGAGAAAGTTTCAAAAACTTGTCTATACCCAATAATTGTttgctttgtatttatttggtctTCTAGTAggatgaaaaaaagtttgtagCAAATTTTCCAAAACCTCTTAGCTGTATTGTCATTTGATGATAAAGATGCCGGTGAGTGTTTAATTTGAGATAGTTATCGATTTCGTTTCGGAATGAGTGCAGCATGCACAAACGCTTTTGTGAGGAACCTGATGAAGAACTTTGATGCCAAAGATACAGTTTGACTGTTGGTGGCTTTGGCAAAATCTTATATGGAGATCTGGTCTATGATTTTTCTCCATGTGGCGGTGCATTGAGCCACATAAGTGACTTATAATCTGACCATGATAGCGACTGGAAAggaaaagaatttttttttccagcTTCACCCAAAATATTttgagtcatttttttttttttatatatttatgaaatcaaaagcaCATGTCTTATATGACTTCAATAACTAACAAAATGAAgtactttcaattttttaattgttatcatAATATAGTAGatgtgtttgaattaaaaaagtaTCAGATTAAGACCGATTTACATGATCCATATGCAAATCTATTCGTATTTTATTGGAAGCCTCTTCCCCTTGAGATGCAAAATCTGACACCCCGAGcgacactttatatttttttgaaaactatttttataaccAATTAATTTTAAGTATTAAACTGGTATTTGATTAAATTCCATTATAggaattcaattctatataaatgTTGCAGAGGGTAGTCGTCTAAAGTagtttttattcagaaatttgCGTATGAAGCATCAAAATCTGCAACACGGAAAACTAGGGAGGGGTGTTTGAGAAAACAGAGCACTGGAAACGACTTATTTTGCTTGCAGGAAATATATTGTGTGTCAGTTACTTCCGTGCAGTACATTATATGGTactaaaaattctaaataaagaaattttgatacttgaacttactttgatagttttttttcgCTTCGAAATTGCCACCCCGTGTCAAACATATCCGGCACCCCGCATGTGGCGTTCAACACGGtgaaatatgttgtcaattgaAAGATCCGGCTTCTGGATGATGTCAATTTCAGTGAATTTTTAGTTTGATTCAAGTTGTTTTTATGATGTATGATTTGTTCCTTCATCGACAAGATATGTGTATCTTATTGTTATTGTGTTTTCGAGATGAAGATCAGCAATAAAACCactatttcttttcttttttcattttatgttttcgGAGTGACCTTGCGTTCTGAATTAAACACCATGTCTTCTCTTTTCTATAGAAAGTAAACATTCGACTTTGTGTGTCGGTCTATAAGAAAGCAGGGTATTTACATTTCATCGTCTCGATTATCCATGAAAATTTGTCGATGGACGTTTTATAGTCATCAAACATGTGCTCGCAGTGAGCTATGAAATTCTGCAAAATTCTCTCTTttctttatagatatttatttatgtttgttcataaaatttgaTCACATATTTAGAggataacaaaaaacatttctCAAATGATAATACAAACACTGATATATTTAATGacatatttcttataattatattatctaGACCATGATTTCAATAATATTACCCACATGTACACctgtacaaaatgaaataaattccatgttagtgcaattaatttcattttaagtaAATGATGTGATTGCAATCACTTATTAACAACAGTTATTCTACTGAAGAATAGTCCCAATGTCTCACAACAAGGTGCTAACCAACAAGTTATACAAATGGTATAGAACTTTTGAAATAAGTTGcaaattatattgacaactcTCAACAACGGTGTCATACACCATATAGTCTCAAACGCGACGACTGCAAAACAACAACCCCAGTATAGAGCAACGCATAATCCACAGAGTAAAGTTACAAATTTGTAACAGCAATCTCTTCCACAATTAAAACAGGCATTGCTGGCAGTCCACACACATTCAAAGCTATGCGCATCGTCTGGTTCTCCCAAGACATCTTCAAAACTAGCCTATAATCAAATAATATGACATGTTTATATAGTGCATGCATACTTTTTCGAAACTTACTTGCCTAGAGTTTTATTTCCCCGTGAGCACCACCTGCCCGGTATTCTTCTGTgatgacttgagttatcattgggtatatgttcataattataatcaattattaacaaaactttgaatttttgaaagacTTAGGTTTTTCTacttcaggaatagattaccttacctGTATTTGGACAAACTTTTGGGAatatttggtcctcaatgcgcttcaactttgtactttatttggcctttttaatatgtttgattccagcgtcactgatgagtcttttgtagacaaaacgtgcgtctggtgtaaatacaaaatttcaatctggttctatgatgagtttatttagaagGATAAAAGACTTATCTTATCCATCTAGTCAAACCGTATAAATATACAAACTTTACTTTTTGAGCAGATAGTTTAATTAGTACTTAACTAGGCAATTTTTGTATGACCATGGTGTCATCAGTTTAActtcgattaatgagtttgagcATCCCTTTACTATATTTCTCTTCCTTGTGATTATCAAGGATTCATTGACTTAAAactattcattttttgtttgacGACAAGGAGACAATGATATCTtaactgaatatttttttagtaccaaaataacacattctattttttttagtattttgattgatttgttttgtcGTCGAAAATTGGAAATTAGTTctaaatgtttgtgttttgcAACTTCATGGGAAATATATTTCTTGGAAATACAAATCAGCTTCTTCATGGGAGcaataacatcaaaaatgtcaaaattgactTTCATTTTCAGACTGTTGAACTGCATAGATATTGCCTGTTTAGATTGGCAGATAACtgacaaaacaacaacaaaaatggaTTGAAACCCAAATCAGTATGCGAGAATATTTTTATCCAAATAAAGCATGTTAAGTTCTGGAAATAGGCTTCAATGTTTTTACCCAGCGAAATGCTGAACAAGTACAGCAAAAGCACCttactccaaggaaaattcaaaacgaaaagtcctttatcaattggcaaaacaaaaaaatattcctgacttggtacaggcacttCGTAATGTCGATTTAGAAAAGGTTTTGTAAAATGAATCCAGGTACTAAGCACGGTATAGTCTCATAAGatggaaaaaatgtaaaagtgtTAACTTTCTTTATTATAATCAACATGGGCATCACATACATACTTTGAAAGTTTctctttctctttttttttgtatcaaatttatCATGTCTTTACAGAAGTTCAGTGTTTTATCTCTGATCACACTAAGCTAAACAACGAGCAAAGatatatttaacacaaaattgtaTGCCATAATCCGTTGATAtacagtatacatttttgtttattctattgAACTATGAAATTAACGAAAGCATCGCAAAACTATATGATAAAAACTCGACTAATTTTTACCTTTATAAAGCCGTTCAGCTCATTAGGATCTCTGTTAATCATATCTAACTCAGCCATTGCAGTTGTTATTTATCTTGCTGTGTGGACATATGATTTACAGTTACAAATATGAAGTGAAGATCTCATATCTGATAAACAAGGTTTGAACACGCATAAAGGGATATGTATGTATCTATTCAATACTGTCAGAAGCAAGCCAAATTCCTCTattctttaattcaaattttgtaatttaaatattgatagaTTTGAATACTCATTGTTTTAACTTTgtatatttctttctttattgcCCTTCACAAGTTCtttataattaaattgtgtattGTCATCAGCAAAACATGTTTCCGgggttttaaatattcaattttatggaaaagaCCTTATATTTCGTGTGTTATGTTTCTTGTGTATCTGCATTCTTCACTGCTGGTTTCTCTGTCGTGTCGGCCTTGTATGCttcttttgctgtttttttctgtgatacttctttcatatttcatatatagatttacaatggCTTACGACACGACACTAGCGTCGGATTTTTTGGAGTGTGGACGAGACAAGAGTACGGGACTCAAACCTACACTATTAGACTAAATACAAGTTCAGCTTTTCGCATATACCCCTCCCCCTGTTCCcctttacaattttattttcattcttacTCCTACACAATGAAATTATATTTCAGACAAAATCAACGATAGATGAAATAAGATTTTATCAGGTTAtactaaaaatattatttcatgaaGCTTATTTTAATACGTTAAATTTCATATCCACTTCACATTAAATCATATTATCATCAGCAACTTCATTATCTTATAACTAATTATAAAAGCAATGCAAACATATTAATATATGACAGGCTAGTCGAATTGTTGACATTGTTGACaggatattttcaaaagaaactgtGATGCTCTAAAAACGTTAAAGAAGCTCAATTATActttaatagtaaaaaaaactgTAGGTGATCCTATCATTCATTcctatttctttttattgtatttattcgaaaaactttttgaaaaccTATAATTGGTccttgtaatatatatatagaagcaggacgaaagatacctgagggacagtcaaactcataaatcgaaaacaaactgacaacgcaatggctaaaaatgaaaaagacatacagaaaaacaatagtacacatgactcaacatagaaaactaaagaataagcaacacgaaccccatcaaaaactgggagtgatatcaggtgctccggacgGATCTGTGTAGTATAGCATTACACAGAAACTATAGACTGAGGAACACAGACCCCATCAACACCTGGGTAGTGGTGTAGGTGAACTAACTGCTCTTAATAGGTTAACAGTTCGTGCAAACAACAAACATTATCACCCTTAATATCaaaatgtgtaaacaaaatgttgaaaacatAATAATAACGATACATAGTTAAAAGTAGATCAGATGTTTAGTAATAATCGTTTCTTTGTTGATAACGCTATATAATGGGCAATTACTcagtttattttactttaaaaaataatgtatagtAAATTATCCTATActgttgtgaaaaaaaatcatgtggctcttatatttgttttatttttttaaagtacatacGTTATTGATAATAAGATGCTTTTTTGcgtaattgattttaaaattctgtcgtttagtttagttttttttttattaaacacaaaacaaaaacaaatcattgaccaacattttatatcaaattttaaaaaaagtatgttaaaacgtttattttttttggttttcacCTGTTCTAagttaactcatcatagattaaaaaaaaagttataaaggccaaataaaatacgaaatgGAGGaccattgaggaccaaaattcctttacgttttgtcaaatacagcttaggttatctattcctaaggtagaaaagccttagtatttcaaaaattcaaaagttttgtaaacagtaaatttataaatatgaccatgtCATCACAGAAGTGCGAACTATTAGgcggggaattaaaactccaacagcagtggcatcgactcagtggttgtaaataaactaatcatagataccatgattAAACTTTGtctttacgccagacgcgcgtttctacaaaagacccatcagtgacgctcgataccaataaaaaatcataaacacaaaataaagtacgaggttgaagagcattgagaaccaaaattcctaaacgttttgtcAAACACAACTACGATAATCTTtacctgaggtagaaaagccttagtatttcaaaaattaaaaagtttggtaaacagttaatatataaatctgaccatataaatgataattcatgtcagtacAGAAGTGCGGACTACTGGGTtgttgataccctcggagaaAAACCTCCACCAGCACTGGCATCGACCGactggttgtaaataaactatgGCAGGAACCTGATGTACAGTGGTTGTTGATGGTTACATaaatgtttttcgttttttatatagattagactgtttgttttcctgttggaatggttttacactagtattttcCGGCCCTGTATAGTTTGCTATttggtgtgagcaaaggctccgaATGGAAGACCGTACtatgatctataatggtttacttttacaaattgttacttggatggagagttgtatcattggcacacataccacatcttccgaTATCTATGATATAAACTCCATGCAAGCAAAGTATTAGACAAATCTTATGTTTTGTAATTCGGACATCCCTTCTGCCTTAAGATGTGTTTATCAAGACGAGTACATGTCATTGGCGGTATACATTTATCCGTTTTATATAAGTCATTTAGCAGTTATTGTAGAAAAAGCCCATtctaattataataaaacactATTTTAGTGATCAGAGAGCAACAATTTTTATACTCAATAAAACTATGCCTGGAACTAAGTACAAATAATCTGTTATAATGATATATTCATTATCCAAAtcaagtattttaaaatatctttccCTGTAGTGAAATCAAGTCCAAATTGTAAGGGAAACAAATCATTAATCACTAGAATTATATAGTAGGAATATTTTAACTACACTATCATATCATCATGTATCATCAACTATACTATCCTACTAATGAAACCGAACTCAACTATATCTATCACTAAAGAAAATTAATTCAATAccgttttgaaaatttgtattatGAAAGGACAAAGCCattcaaatatgtaaataaatactTGAGTCAATATCATCTGACCAATGGACATTATTGACCACTTAAAAGTAAGCATACATCCAAGTGACATAACGTTCATAACAATGTGTAAATCATTGATTTTAGTTATTAAAATGTACCGATGGCATTTGATGAagtgaagatatttttttctttttctaaaatttcgGATGCATTTTTTCACTTGAATTAACCCAACAACTTTTAAAAACCGTAAGTTTTAGATTAAAATGTTCTTTGGTGAAGTATGTTCAAAATTGTTTATAGAGTCATTACGATATTAAGatacaaatctttgaaaaaatagatgtttagctgaaaaaaaaatttgcatgaattttaCATACTGAAAGCGTATAAGAAACGTCAATGATAAATATAAGAGATAACAAGAATTTCAAGTACTTGAACTTTCCTCGGAAGTTAGTAGTTGTGTGATTTTACTTATAACCAGAAGCGTTATTCTGATTATTTGATTTCTAGAATTGCATTGTCCATTAGCTTGGTTTGTAGGTCGCCGTAGTAGCGACATTTTGACTTTgcttttcctttttatatatgatttctTGTTTTAACAAGAATAACGTGATTAATAACATAATGATATACTTCATTGGAagactttataaaattaattttgagttATTCATTGTAGATATACTTTCAAGAAAAAGTAGTATAAGATTTATAAATAGTTCTGTAATTTATCATCAGGTTTTAAAATAGTATATTAATTTTgaccgaaaaaaaaataatttaaataccaccaaattatattttacaggtTCAAAAAAGGTGTAtgtttatgatatgttatttagATACGGGGTTGTTGCTTATGGTGTCACTACAACAGTGTATAAACAAGTAATATAGTTCTATGACCCGATTTACTTAAAGTATGTAGTCCAATTCAtgataattataacaaaaaatgcaAGGTTACCGTAGTGTAAGGTTTCAATACAACGACCGTTCCTTTATAAACttttgttaaagatttaaataaGCTAAAAATGACTACACAAACAGATTATTATCAAAAGATTTTCGTTTGTAATGTTAACGAAGatctgttatttaaaaattgtcatgGTGCGATAAATCATATATGCTTATACTTAAAGTACCATAATGTTGTACTCAGCTATATTCATACTTTTAATTCTCTAAAtgtgtaaataattttaaaactgcaAAGTAATCCTCTAAAGCAGATCAGAATAAGATGATAAGTGTCGAAATAACTGAAATTGAATTATAATGTTGTTGTGAttcattttgattaatttctgtatataaaaaaaaatcatttatcattGTAGtcaaggtggtatgggagtctaaaataaaaatgatagaatttgttcatactttacCAAAACGTACtatttattgatatatgttgaaaaatataataaaaatgataggtcaccgcgcattttctcaagctacaggacatgacaaaatgacacattttgtatggattatacaggaaaaaaaacaccattttgtgattagaaactaaacaaaatgatagaattaatAAATACTTCAGGAAAAGAGAGCTTTCAGATAACgttttgagaatatcaaaagaaaagatagggtcaccgtacgtcttttccagctaaaatacaaaataggaaaattccatgtagaatccttcataaaatgcactgttttagagttagaGAAATGCcaatccaatttttttttaaaacaaccaaaaataatcatcatttgcaaaaatattaatatttttaagttatattcttatacattgattcttttaaatgaaaattcacatcaaatatctgcattcctgcatcaaattttgcaaacttgatagaaaatcttgacctttggttctctgctttttacaatccaagatggaggaagaccccataccaccttaaagacTTTTCAGCAACTTTTAACAACCATAAATGTGTAAGGCAcatatgatgtatttaaatgtgaCACAACTTCCCAAAATGTCCACCTACAaatgttcaaaagtaaaatcaccaaaaaactGAACTCAAACTTAACTCAAAACAGAAattctctaatcaaatggcaaaatcaaagctcaaacacatcaaacgaatggataactaGATAAAATGCCTATGTTGATGTTTTGATTGTATTATGTAAATTTAGGTTGATTCCTCACCGATGTTTATCCCATACTTccttttattacaaatataaatgaatcctATGTTTGTCTATTAATGTTAAGACGATAAGGTGTTTCCATTGTGCTTGTCTTGGTCaagtaataaaatgtatatttggaTCTCCTAATTCAGTATTGTTAAAGGCCTAGCAAAAACTCCAGATAAGATCacaatactaacattgcatCTTTGTTTCACTTACATTGTGTATTGTATATTGTAATTTGTGTGAAATTTAACATTTGACCCTCTTATGGGTGTAATTTGTGcataataaagaataaaaagtcgtttttgtattttatgtttcctgtaaattattttataattcttccataattataaaataaagttatgtTGTATGATTAACGATGAGAAAGCTATCTAGCCATCATAGTTGAAATGACATACAAGTATGTATTGATGCCATTGATAAGATAAAAGGTGAAAGCAACTTTCAATGGAACTTAGCAATTGGAAACATCCTTTAAGTCAGCATCACACTACAGTTTTCacactttttattttgtatgtctatgaaatattgatatggttaatttttttggcacactacTGAAAGTATATGCGACCTAGCAGTTTTGATTATCTGACCTCTAGCTCTTATTAgggatttctattttttttatattttgatgaacCTTTTTACATGAATGTTACCTCCATTTCTTTAGATATTCATAACTcaactttattattattgtgTATATTACGAGCAAGTAGAGTGTGAAAACAACTATTGAAATGGTTTTACTGTTGAGCTATTTCTAACAGgagtttaaaaacaacaattcaaGTTTTCTAACTACGAAAATGTTTACGTTAACACAATGATTGATGAGATGTGTTGTCAAAAGACCTAAAAATGGAAATAATGTCAAGTATAAGTGTGTTGACTTAAGTAAATGAATACATTTTGCATAGTCACAAACAAATTCATTGAAAACTTTAATTGCAAAGTTAACTAAATAAACCTTACTGTACAACATCAATTGTCcagtttcttatttattatagctttatttttttttagtaaactTATCATTTCAACTTATAATTCtagttttttcttttacttatCTAGTTTaatcttttcaataaaaaaattaataaccaCGTTATTCATATACACACAAATTGTATTTCCAACAGAGGTATTTGGCCAATGTCCACAGGTCCATAAAATAGAACAGTATTTTTAAGGTATACATATGTACATTGCTGATGAAAATAATACTGATATCATTTTGCATATTCTGTACTTTTTTTTAGTATTGAAGGAATCCGATAGCAAAAAATGTTGAGTATTGCAAATGTTTTtgatggaaaaaaaaagaagtacaGAAAAATTGGTCTTATTTCTttcaagaaaagcaaaatgcaATCTGAAAGTAACAATTCTGTTAGCAAACGAAGTATTGAGTCATGTAAATGTCAAATTGCACAACACATTGTCCCCTATGCAAACTATGTAACTGTAATTAAATAAATAGATTCTACGGTTGTCGATTGAGTTGTTACATCCTCGCTTGGTGCTATTTTCATTCTTTATGTTTGTGTTAAAGTGTATGCAAATTTGTGTGTTTTAGTTCTGATTATGGGGTATTTTAATGACAGAAGCTAAAATGATTAAAGTTATTCCTAACCGAGTTACTGTTCAAGTATCACAAATTATTGAGGTTTATTCAAAGAAAGACAACTGTGACATATTTTGCTATGatgaaaagtttatttttcatagtttatataaaattaaccGCATATGCTCTGCATAATATTCAAGATGACTAAACTAATCACCAAAAAATCTTTAGTGTAAGTCACAGGAACTCCAATACTTTTTTATCTTGAATTTAACGACATCAATCACAAAAGGGGAAGAAAAGATCGAACTGATAGATATGCAACCATAATTAGTAAgttgacaaaacacataaaacaccGTAGCAAAATAGAATTGATAAAACACTGCTCCATTAGTGAAACTTTTCGTGTTCTTAAAGTTAAAATCATGTGAAGTATTTTCAGACCAGACCAAACTGGTAGAAGCCGCATATCTACAATGTAATCCAACAAAAGTATCAAATTCATAAACCATcagttcatataaaatatatcatacaaaaacatgatcaattttaaaagtttggaTTATTCATAATTATCACAAGATTTCTTGACGAAGGGTTCATTAAAACTATAATCCAAAGAAGCAATAGAGGAATTGAAACAACTCTTTTAACGAATGCAAAAGTGACAAGAACCTAATTTAAACCTTGGCTTGAATTTAGGTGCTCCGATATTGACTAAATAGGTATGCTGCATTCCTAGCAAATGGCGTTTTGTATTGCCGATATATCCGTTCTCGCTTATTATTGGTTCATGCGATACCTGTAGTGATTGTTTAAACTTATATCTTCATTATGGATTTGGTAGTTTTCAGCATCGATAAACTACTGTAACCTTATTTTGTACAAGCGCAAAATGTTATTAGAACTCTTATATAGGTTCTTcgtttattttgtctttttgttaatAATGTTGTTGGTGTTTTTTGGCTTTGAACCGATCTGTCGATTAACGTCCTTTCAACTTGTTTAAACAGTTTGTGCTTATGTTGAATTATTACACCAGTGTCTTATGTTATTGAAATAATTAGCGTTCAC is a genomic window of Mytilus trossulus isolate FHL-02 chromosome 1, PNRI_Mtr1.1.1.hap1, whole genome shotgun sequence containing:
- the LOC134711017 gene encoding caveolin-1-like — protein: MAELDMINRDPNELNGFIKASFEDVLGEPDDAHSFECVWTASNACFNCGRDCCYKFVTLLCGLCVALYWGCCFAVVAFETIWCMTPLLRVVNIICNLFQKFYTICITCWLAPCCETLGLFFSRITVVNK